Proteins encoded in a region of the Nonomuraea helvata genome:
- a CDS encoding CBS domain-containing protein gives MTTHVASVRSDMPFKDVAELLVRRGVSAVPVLEEDGRVAGVVSEADLLRKEEFREQYYGEDYRPRLRARLRRRLAGRGEDGQEKADAATAAELMSAPAVTVAPDTSTVTAAQLMDEHGVKRLVVVDEEERLIGIVSRRDLLKAYVRDDAELKSWVEEAIPEQARWNDHTGIVVQVQDGIVTLSGHTSTRTEAAAAVHMAKGLGGIVGVRESLSWERDDRLELPPIWDRA, from the coding sequence ATGACCACACATGTGGCCTCGGTGAGATCGGACATGCCGTTCAAGGACGTCGCCGAGCTGCTCGTGCGGCGCGGGGTCAGTGCCGTTCCCGTGCTGGAAGAGGACGGGCGGGTCGCCGGCGTGGTGTCGGAGGCGGATCTGCTGCGTAAGGAGGAGTTCCGGGAGCAGTACTACGGGGAGGACTATCGGCCCCGCCTGCGTGCCCGGTTGCGCCGCAGGCTCGCCGGGCGTGGTGAGGACGGACAGGAGAAGGCCGACGCAGCCACGGCGGCCGAGCTGATGTCGGCGCCGGCGGTGACGGTCGCGCCGGACACCTCCACCGTGACGGCCGCCCAGCTCATGGACGAGCACGGCGTCAAGCGCTTGGTTGTAGTGGACGAGGAGGAGCGGCTGATCGGCATCGTGAGCAGGCGAGACCTGCTCAAGGCGTACGTGCGCGACGACGCGGAGCTCAAGAGCTGGGTCGAGGAGGCCATCCCCGAGCAGGCCCGGTGGAACGACCACACCGGGATCGTGGTGCAGGTGCAGGACGGCATCGTGACGCTGTCCGGCCACACCTCGACCCGCACCGAGGCGGCGGCCGCGGTGCACATGGCCAAAGGGCTCGGCGGTATCGTCGGTGTCCGCGAGAGTCTCTCCTGGGAACGGGACGACCGGCTCGAGCTACCGCCGATCTGGGACCGAGCTTGA
- a CDS encoding Acg family FMN-binding oxidoreductase, which yields MSPALATDRGIGRLLVAAGHAPSVHNTQPWRFHVAGREFLELLADQDRRLRVSDPRGRSQIVSCGAALFNLRLAARAAGQRPQVWLLPNPEEEPDLLAALRMTPAAPASAEQLDMYDLIPVRRTCRLPFTSRPIPPRVLDDLRIAASREGAGLTLLDPDSVAETLEYAAMAEDELACDHAYRAEVAAWTMPGARFDGLPDYALGPRPAREPAPVRDFGRHQTTARFEERPQLAVLTTPGDRPLDWLRAGQALQRLLLLATRHGLSASFLNQPLDLRDMRHRRDPYHRRGHPQMIIRFGYGPYVARSPRRPATELATLEA from the coding sequence ATGTCCCCTGCACTCGCCACCGATCGCGGCATCGGGCGGCTGCTCGTCGCGGCCGGTCACGCGCCGTCGGTGCACAACACCCAGCCGTGGCGCTTCCACGTGGCCGGCCGCGAGTTCCTCGAACTGCTGGCCGACCAGGACAGGCGGCTGCGAGTGAGCGATCCGCGCGGCCGATCCCAGATCGTCAGCTGCGGGGCCGCCCTGTTCAACCTGCGTCTGGCCGCCCGGGCGGCTGGGCAGCGCCCGCAGGTCTGGCTGCTGCCCAACCCCGAGGAGGAGCCCGACCTGCTGGCGGCCCTGCGCATGACACCTGCGGCACCCGCCTCCGCCGAGCAACTCGACATGTACGACCTCATCCCGGTACGGCGCACCTGCCGCCTGCCGTTCACCTCCCGGCCCATACCACCGCGGGTGCTGGACGATCTGCGTATCGCGGCCTCCCGGGAAGGCGCCGGCCTGACCCTCCTTGACCCGGACAGCGTGGCCGAAACGCTCGAGTACGCCGCCATGGCCGAGGACGAGCTGGCCTGCGATCACGCCTACCGAGCCGAGGTGGCCGCGTGGACCATGCCGGGCGCGCGGTTCGACGGCCTACCCGATTACGCATTGGGACCGCGCCCCGCACGCGAACCCGCGCCGGTACGCGATTTCGGGCGGCACCAGACGACGGCGCGTTTCGAAGAACGCCCCCAACTCGCAGTGCTCACCACGCCGGGCGACCGGCCCCTCGACTGGCTGCGCGCAGGCCAAGCCCTGCAACGGCTGCTGCTGCTCGCGACCAGGCACGGCCTGTCGGCGTCGTTCCTGAACCAGCCGCTCGACCTACGCGACATGCGCCACCGCCGGGATCCGTACCACCGGCGCGGCCACCCGCAAATGATCATCCGGTTCGGGTACGGACCATACGTGGCCCGCAGCCCCCGCCGCCCCGCCACCGAACTGGCGACCCTGGAGGCATGA
- a CDS encoding transposase: MREVLHAVLADVALRPFVDLLRASPKTGIIPFMDLVEQVMTQEPYASARRVFWVVDNGSSHRGKAATDRLTARFPNGVMVHTPVHASWLNQVEIFFSIVQRKVVTPNDFTSLDQVEDRLIAFERRYNETARPFKWKFTPADLEDLMARIERHEQKERHFQQLAGCGHQPAALPATT; this comes from the coding sequence TTGCGCGAGGTCCTGCACGCCGTGCTCGCCGATGTCGCGCTCCGCCCGTTCGTCGACCTCCTCCGGGCCTCGCCCAAAACCGGCATCATCCCGTTCATGGACCTGGTCGAGCAGGTCATGACGCAAGAACCGTACGCCTCGGCCCGGCGGGTGTTCTGGGTCGTGGACAACGGTTCCTCCCATCGTGGCAAGGCGGCCACCGACCGGCTCACCGCGCGGTTCCCCAATGGGGTGATGGTCCACACCCCTGTGCACGCGTCTTGGCTGAACCAAGTGGAAATCTTCTTCTCCATCGTGCAGCGCAAAGTAGTCACACCCAACGACTTCACCAGCCTTGACCAGGTCGAAGACCGGCTGATCGCCTTCGAGCGCCGTTACAACGAGACCGCCCGGCCCTTCAAATGGAAGTTCACCCCGGCCGACCTCGAGGACCTGATGGCCCGGATCGAGCGGCACGAACAGAAAGAGCGCCACTTCCAGCAGCTCGCTGGCTGCGGCCACCAGCCTGCCGCACTACCAGCAACCACGTGA
- a CDS encoding cytochrome ubiquinol oxidase subunit I, producing the protein MDVLDLSRWQFGITTVYHFLFVPLTIGLSIIVAGLQTAWYRTKKPEYLRLTRFWGRLFLINFAMGVVTGIVQEFQFGMNWSDYSRFVGDVFGAPLAMEGLMAFFLESTFLGLWIFGWDKLSPKLHLATIWVAAIGTNVSAYFILAANSWMQHPVGYRINNGRAELTDIWAVLTNPTTLVTFPHVIFGAFLTAAAFVLGISAWFLLRKRDVDLFRTSARLALVVSLVSAIGVSFSGHWQAQIMTEQQPMKMAAAEALWEDESAAGFSLFAVGDVENGRNHVNLQIPYGLSLLSTNTLHGKVEGINDIQARYQALYGPGDYRPVVGLAYWSFRLMIGFGALAALLALAGLWLTRRGRLPAGRWAYRLAIAGIGLPFLANTMGWIFTEMGRQPWTVFGLMRTAAAVSPGADVASVAITLAGFTLVYAVLAVIEVRLLLKFIRIGPHEQAAEPEAALPALSY; encoded by the coding sequence ATGGATGTCTTGGACCTTTCGCGCTGGCAGTTCGGCATCACGACCGTGTACCACTTCCTGTTCGTGCCGCTCACGATCGGGCTGTCGATCATCGTGGCCGGGTTGCAGACGGCCTGGTACCGGACGAAGAAGCCGGAGTACCTGCGGCTGACCCGGTTCTGGGGGCGACTGTTCCTCATCAACTTCGCGATGGGCGTGGTGACGGGGATCGTGCAGGAGTTCCAGTTCGGGATGAACTGGAGTGACTACTCGCGCTTCGTCGGTGACGTGTTCGGCGCGCCGCTGGCCATGGAAGGGCTGATGGCGTTCTTCCTGGAGTCCACTTTCCTCGGACTGTGGATTTTCGGCTGGGACAAGCTGTCGCCGAAGCTCCATCTGGCCACGATCTGGGTCGCGGCGATCGGCACCAATGTCTCCGCCTACTTCATCCTCGCGGCGAACTCGTGGATGCAGCACCCGGTCGGCTACCGCATCAACAACGGCAGGGCCGAGCTGACCGACATCTGGGCCGTGCTCACCAACCCCACCACGCTCGTCACCTTCCCCCACGTGATCTTCGGCGCATTCCTGACCGCCGCGGCTTTCGTCCTCGGCATCAGTGCCTGGTTCCTGCTCCGCAAGAGGGACGTCGATCTCTTCCGCACCTCCGCCCGCCTGGCCCTGGTCGTCAGCCTCGTCTCCGCGATTGGGGTGTCGTTCTCCGGCCACTGGCAGGCGCAGATCATGACCGAGCAGCAGCCGATGAAGATGGCCGCCGCCGAGGCCCTGTGGGAGGACGAGAGCGCGGCCGGGTTCTCCCTGTTCGCCGTCGGCGACGTCGAGAACGGCCGCAACCACGTCAACCTGCAGATCCCGTACGGCCTGAGCCTGCTGTCCACCAACACCCTGCACGGCAAGGTCGAGGGCATCAACGACATCCAGGCCCGCTACCAGGCTCTCTATGGGCCGGGCGACTACCGGCCGGTCGTCGGCCTGGCGTACTGGTCGTTCCGGCTGATGATCGGCTTCGGTGCGCTGGCGGCGCTGCTGGCGCTGGCCGGCCTCTGGCTGACCCGGCGCGGCCGGCTGCCCGCGGGGCGCTGGGCCTACCGCCTGGCCATCGCCGGGATCGGCCTGCCCTTCCTGGCCAACACCATGGGCTGGATCTTCACCGAGATGGGCCGCCAGCCGTGGACCGTCTTCGGCCTCATGCGCACCGCCGCGGCGGTCTCCCCGGGAGCCGACGTCGCCTCGGTCGCCATCACGCTGGCCGGCTTCACCCTCGTCTACGCCGTGCTGGCGGTCATCGAGGTGCGGCTGCTGCTGAAGTTCATCCGGATCGGGCCGCACGAGCAGGCCGCCGAGCCCGAAGCCGCCCTGCCCGCCCTGAGCTACTGA